From one Meles meles chromosome 18, mMelMel3.1 paternal haplotype, whole genome shotgun sequence genomic stretch:
- the LOC123929331 gene encoding translation initiation factor IF-2-like — MPRGRSGNGEGLRAGPGSARPGPAPAAPHAPARRRPKAPLAKRPRRGPARGVAAVTVRPRSRPRDRERCGARPSPSPARPAAPAPSAPGAAAEAAAALGAAQPPSERASLPRSCAPRPGARRPLPRRLPALRDVSTSCRTQRRRGPLPPPGKGVRAGRGARGAGGGAAVEAGPPSLAPAGKEDASRWEHSSLRAAALEAGFGEAGLEPPSAGGTGRRLCRTDPGTPSERRVSPRPLKAEAAQPRPAWGYSPGSLKARSGGGCPSWSRTSAGRPPGAGSRSRPGLDALPRPDRQQPPAAPAGAQASAGPQGARLHGPCGWGAADLGRRSSRKRKLENTLENADLIYPAGFGGCAPLRSGDPLRRGHSCRPRCTAANRPEGRTETPRSSSWDFSEEEPRFLRPSKRRVLELFSLLGTRPSFFPGLKIEPRIHHQDLGTALRKVSRIGGLLCHQQLLKNQHLHFCRGHRGPERGGKCRRSHSRDVA; from the exons ATGCCGAGAGGCCGGAGCGGAAACGGGGAAGGCCTCCGCGCGGGGCCGGGGTCAGCGaggcctggcccggccccggccgcTCCTCATGCCCCGGCCCGCCGCCGGCCGAAGGCTCCCTTGGCGAAGCGGCCTCGGCGCGGCCCGGCCAGGGGCGTCGCAGCCGTCACTGTGCGCCCCCGGAGCCGCCCGCGCGACCGGGAGAGGTGCGGGGCTCggccctccccatccccagctcGTCCGGCCGCGCCGGCCCCCTCAGCCCCGGGTGCTGCGGCGGAGGCGGCCGCCGCCCTAGGAGCCGCACAACCACCGTCCGAGCGCGCCTCCCTGCCTCGCAGCTGCGCCCCACGCCCAGGCGCGCGCCGGCCGCTCCCGCGCCGACTGCCGGCGCTCCGCGACGTCAGCACGTCTTGTAGGACGCAGCGCCGCCGAGGCCCGCTCCCTCCGCCAGGAAAAGGAGTgcgcgcggggcgcggggcgcggggcgcgggtgGCGGCGCCGCCGTCGAGGCCGGTCCCCCGTCCCTCGCCCCGGCGGGGAAGGAGGATGCGAGCCGTTGGGAGCACAGCTCGTTACGCGCTGCAGCCTTG GAGGCGGGCTTCGGGGAAGCGGGTCTTGAACCCCCGAGTGCAGGAGGGACCGGGCGTCGCTTGTGCAGGACAGACCCAGGGACCCCGTCGGAGCGAAGGGTTTCCCCGCGCCCTCTGAAGGCGGAGGCCGCGCAGCCCCGACCTGCCTGGGGTTACTCCCCAGGGTCCCTGAAGGCGAGGTCGGGCGGGGGTTGCCCATCTTGGTCCCGGACCTCTGCGGGCCGTCCTCCCGGAGCAGGTTCCCGCAGCAGACCGGGGCTGGATGCGCTTCCGCGGCCCGATCGCCAGCAGCCTCCGGCCGCCCCAGCTGGAGCGCAGGCTTCGGCCGGCCCTCAGGGCGCTCGTCTCCACGGTCCCTGCGGTTGGGGCGCCGCAGACCTTGGGCGACGTTCCTCCAGGAAGAGGAAACTTGAAAATACGCTAGAAAACGCGGACCTCATATATCCGGCTGGGTTCGGTGGTTGCGCGCCTTTGCGCTCAGGGGACCCCTTGCGCCGGGGTCACAGCTGCCGCCCCAGGTGCACCGCGGCAAACCGACCTGAAGGCCGCACAGAGACCCCGAGGAGCTCCAGCTGGGACTTCTCCGAGGAAGAACCTCGCTTCCTCAGACCTTCAAAGCGCAGGGTCTTGGAACTCTTCTCTCTCCTGGGCACACGTCCGTCATTCTTCCCCGGCCTCAAAATCGAGCCCAG AATACACCATCAGGACCTCGGGACTGCGTTACGAAAGGTTTCTCGAATCGGTGGACTTCTCTGCCACCAGCAGCTGCTGAAGAATCAGCACCTTCACTTCTGCAGAGgacacagaggcccagagaggggagggaaatgcCGAAGATCCCACAGCAGGGACGTAGCATAA